In the genome of Palaemon carinicauda isolate YSFRI2023 chromosome 20, ASM3689809v2, whole genome shotgun sequence, one region contains:
- the LOC137614496 gene encoding uncharacterized protein → MFNFRRVTELAGSKHPSQVTELAGSKHPSQVTELAGSKHPSQVTELAGSKHPSQVTELAGGKHPSQVTELAGSKHPSQVTELAGGKHPSQVTELAGSKHPSQVTELAGSKHPSQVTELAGSKHPSQVTELAGSKHPSQVTELAGSKHPSQVTELAGSKHPSQVTELAGSKHPSQVTELAGSKHPSQVTELAGSKHPSQVTELAGGKHPSQVTELAGSKHPSQVTELAGSKHPSQVTELAGSKHPSQVTELAGSKHPSQVTELAGGKHPSQVTELAGSKHPSQVTELAGGKHPSQVTELAGSKHPSQVTELAGSKHPSQVTELAGSKHPSQVTELAGSKHPSQVTELAGSKHPSQVTELAGSKHPSQVTELAGSKHPSQVTELAGSKHPSQVTELAGGKHPSQVTELAGSKHPSQVTELAGSKHPSQVTELAGGKHPSQVTDLAGEQRPQDPPSRVTN, encoded by the coding sequence GTCACAGAACTAGCTGGGAGcaaacacccttcccaggtcacagaactaGCTGGGAGcaaacacccttcccaggtcacagaactaGCTGGGAGcaaacacccttcccaggtcacagaactaGCTGGGAGcaaacacccttcccaggtcacagaactaGCTGGGGGcaaacacccttcccaggtcacagaactaGCTGGGAGcaaacacccttcccaggtcacagaactaGCTGGGGGCAAacatccttcccaggtcacagaactaGCTGGGAGcaaacacccttcccaggtcacagaactaGCTGGGAGcaaacacccttcccaggtcacagaactaGCTGGGAGcaaacacccttcccaggtcacagaactaGCTGGGAGcaaacacccttcccaggtcacagaactaGCTGGGAGcaaacacccttcccaggtcacagaactaGCTGGGAGcaaacacccttcccaggtcacagaactaGCTGGGAGcaaacacccttcccaggtcacagaactaGCTGGGAGcaaacacccttcccaggtcacagaactaGCTGGGAGcaaacacccttcccaggtcacagaactaGCTGGGGGCAAACATCCCTCCCAGGTCACAGAACTAGCTGGGAGcaaacacccttcccaggtcacagaactaGCTGGGAGcaaacacccttcccaggtcacagaactaGCTGGGAGcaaacacccttcccaggtcacagaactaGCTGGGAGcaaacacccttcccaggtcacagaactaGCTGGGGGcaaacacccttcccaggtcacagaactaGCTGGGAGcaaacacccttcccaggtcacagaactaGCTGGGGGCAAACATCCCTCCCAGGTCACAGAACTAGCTGGGAGcaaacacccttcccaggtcacagaactaGCTGGGAGcaaacacccttcccaggtcacagaactaGCTGGGAGcaaacacccttcccaggtcacagaactaGCTGGGAGcaaacacccttcccaggtcacagaactaGCTGGGAGcaaacacccttcccaggtcacagaactaGCTGGGAGcaaacacccttcccaggtcacagaactaGCTGGGAGcaaacacccttcccaggtcacagaactaGCTGGGAGcaaacacccttcccaggtcacagaactaGCTGGGGGCAAACATCCCTCCCAGGTCACAGAACTAGCTGGGAGcaaacacccttcccaggtcacagaactaGCTGGGAGcaaacacccttcccaggtcacagaactaGCTGGGGGcaaacacccttcccaggtcacagacctagccggggagCAAAGGCCCCAGGACCCCCCATCCCGTGTCACGAATTAA